One stretch of Mycobacterium riyadhense DNA includes these proteins:
- a CDS encoding SDR family NAD(P)-dependent oxidoreductase, which translates to MITAAATGQAGAKTRFSVEHKSILITGATGSLGSVAARTLADAGARLTLAGGNAAGLAEVVEDAGIQDAAIVTRRPETPADARAMVEAAVARHGRLDGVLVASGMNSVAPITEMDVEDFDKVMDANLRGAWLVCQAAGRVLIEQGHGGSVVLVSSVRGTLGHGAGYSAYCPSKAGTDLLAKSLAAEWGAAGIRVNALAPTVFRSELTEWMYADDAKARKTRDAMFARIPLRRFAEPEDFVGPLIYLLSDASSFYTGQVMYLDGGYTAC; encoded by the coding sequence GTGATCACGGCGGCGGCGACAGGGCAGGCGGGGGCGAAGACGCGGTTCAGTGTCGAGCACAAGTCGATACTGATCACCGGCGCTACCGGTTCACTCGGCAGCGTTGCGGCCCGGACGCTGGCCGACGCGGGCGCCCGGCTGACCCTGGCCGGCGGCAACGCCGCAGGTCTGGCCGAAGTGGTCGAGGACGCCGGCATCCAAGACGCCGCGATCGTTACACGGCGGCCCGAAACACCGGCGGATGCGCGGGCCATGGTCGAGGCGGCGGTCGCGCGCCACGGCCGTCTCGACGGAGTACTGGTCGCCTCGGGCATGAACAGCGTCGCACCCATCACCGAGATGGACGTCGAAGACTTCGACAAGGTGATGGACGCCAACCTGCGCGGCGCGTGGCTGGTGTGTCAGGCGGCCGGAAGGGTTCTGATCGAGCAGGGCCACGGCGGCAGCGTGGTACTCGTTTCCTCTGTGCGTGGCACGCTGGGCCACGGGGCCGGCTACAGCGCATATTGCCCGTCGAAGGCGGGCACCGATCTGCTGGCAAAAAGTCTGGCCGCCGAGTGGGGCGCAGCGGGTATTAGGGTAAATGCGCTTGCCCCAACGGTTTTCCGTTCGGAATTGACCGAGTGGATGTACGCCGACGACGCAAAGGCGCGAAAGACCCGCGATGCGATGTTCGCCCGAATCCCGTTGCGGCGCTTCGCCGAGCCCGAAGACTTCGTCGGCCCGCTGATCTATCTGCTCAGCGACGCGTCCAGCTTCTACACCGGCCAGGTGATGTATCTGGACGGGGGATATACCGCATGTTGA
- a CDS encoding cyclase family protein — MSLTWPLGKAEAQLEFYDLSHPWGHGVPAWPYFEDVKIERLHGMAKSRVLTQKITTVMHSGTHIDAPAHVVEGTPFLDEIPLSAFFGTGVVVSIPKNKWEVVTPEDLEKASDAGPEIRPGDIVIVNTGWHHNYADSAEYYAYSPGFYKEAGEWFAAKGVKAVGTDTQALDHPLATAIAPHGPAAAQGGLLPWAVREYEELTGRKVLDDFPEWEPCHRAILSKGIYGFENVGGDLDKATGKRVTFAAFPWRWVGGDGCIVRLVAIVDPAGTYRLETGQAG, encoded by the coding sequence ATGAGTCTCACGTGGCCACTCGGTAAAGCCGAGGCACAGTTGGAGTTCTACGACCTGTCGCACCCGTGGGGGCACGGTGTGCCGGCGTGGCCATACTTCGAAGACGTCAAGATCGAGCGGTTGCACGGTATGGCCAAAAGCCGTGTGCTTACCCAAAAGATCACCACTGTAATGCATTCCGGCACCCACATCGACGCGCCGGCACACGTGGTCGAGGGCACGCCGTTCCTGGACGAAATCCCGCTGAGTGCCTTCTTCGGCACCGGAGTCGTCGTCTCAATCCCGAAGAACAAGTGGGAGGTCGTCACCCCCGAGGACCTCGAAAAGGCCAGTGATGCCGGGCCCGAAATCCGACCCGGCGACATCGTCATCGTCAACACCGGCTGGCACCACAACTACGCCGACAGCGCCGAGTACTACGCCTACTCGCCGGGCTTCTACAAAGAAGCCGGCGAATGGTTTGCGGCCAAAGGGGTTAAAGCCGTCGGCACCGACACCCAGGCCCTGGACCACCCGCTGGCCACGGCCATCGCCCCGCACGGCCCGGCGGCAGCGCAGGGCGGCCTGTTGCCTTGGGCGGTGCGCGAATACGAGGAGCTGACCGGCCGCAAGGTGCTCGATGACTTCCCGGAATGGGAGCCCTGCCACCGGGCGATTCTGTCCAAGGGCATCTACGGGTTCGAAAACGTCGGCGGCGACCTGGACAAGGCAACCGGCAAGCGCGTCACCTTCGCCGCGTTCCCGTGGCGCTGGGTAGGCGGCGACGGCTGCATCGTGCGGCTGGTGGCGATCGTCGACCCTGCCGGCACCTACCGACTCGAGACCGGACAGGCGGGCTGA
- a CDS encoding cupin domain-containing protein produces the protein MNVTRACEAPTYSAPGHHDVCPIRLQGHEAGHTERFWVGVSLYHPGGLVEKAPIREETVYVVLDGELVVTTEGAETVLGRLDSMHLAKGELRSVYNRSDRGALLLVTVAHPSTEEL, from the coding sequence ATGAACGTGACTCGCGCATGCGAAGCCCCAACGTATTCGGCACCGGGGCACCATGATGTGTGTCCGATACGGCTGCAGGGACACGAAGCGGGGCACACCGAGCGATTCTGGGTTGGCGTATCGCTCTACCACCCTGGTGGCCTTGTGGAGAAGGCCCCAATCCGCGAGGAAACGGTCTACGTGGTGCTCGACGGCGAGCTCGTTGTCACCACCGAGGGCGCCGAGACGGTGTTGGGCCGGCTGGACAGCATGCATCTGGCCAAAGGTGAATTGCGGTCGGTATATAACCGGTCGGATCGCGGGGCGCTGCTGCTGGTCACCGTCGCACACCCATCCACGGAGGAGTTATGA
- a CDS encoding 3-keto-5-aminohexanoate cleavage protein: MSVVITIAPTGPIATKADNPALPTTPEEIATAVEQAYRAGAAVAHIHLRDENERPTADLGIARRVMDLISERCPILIQMSTGVGLTVPFEEREKLVELRPRMATLNPCSMSFGAGEFRNPPDAVRRLAARMRELDIKPELEIYDTGHLEACLRLWAEGLLIEPLQFSIVLGVRGGMAATADNLLTMVHRLPPGAVWQVIAIGRANLELTAMGLALGGNARVGLEDTLNLRKGELAPSNLALVQRTMRLADALDLPVASVEEAEALLCLAGDHS, encoded by the coding sequence ATGAGCGTCGTCATCACCATCGCCCCGACCGGGCCCATTGCCACCAAAGCCGACAACCCAGCCCTGCCGACGACTCCGGAGGAGATCGCGACCGCCGTCGAGCAGGCGTATCGGGCTGGCGCCGCGGTGGCGCACATCCACCTACGAGACGAAAACGAAAGGCCCACAGCGGATCTCGGTATTGCCCGCCGTGTCATGGATCTGATCAGCGAGCGCTGCCCGATCCTGATCCAGATGTCGACCGGGGTCGGTCTGACGGTGCCGTTCGAGGAGCGCGAGAAACTGGTCGAGCTGCGGCCGCGGATGGCCACCCTCAACCCGTGCTCGATGAGCTTTGGCGCCGGCGAATTCCGCAACCCGCCGGATGCGGTCCGGCGGCTGGCGGCGCGGATGCGCGAACTCGACATCAAACCGGAACTCGAGATCTATGACACCGGACATCTGGAGGCCTGTCTGCGACTCTGGGCGGAGGGTCTGCTGATCGAACCTTTGCAGTTCAGCATCGTGCTCGGTGTGCGGGGTGGAATGGCCGCGACCGCCGACAATCTGCTGACGATGGTGCACCGGCTCCCGCCTGGAGCGGTGTGGCAAGTCATTGCGATCGGCCGGGCCAACCTGGAGCTGACGGCGATGGGACTTGCCCTGGGCGGTAACGCGCGGGTAGGGCTCGAGGACACCTTGAACCTGCGCAAGGGTGAGCTAGCGCCGAGCAATCTGGCGCTGGTTCAGCGCACGATGCGGCTCGCAGACGCCTTGGACTTGCCGGTGGCCTCCGTCGAGGAAGCCGAGGCGCTGCTGTGTTTGGCGGGAGATCACTCGTGA
- a CDS encoding IclR family transcriptional regulator, which produces MSVNSEDRSSGVQVIARAAELLRVLQAHPGGLSQTEICQRVGMARSTVSRILNALEDEGWVAAREARGPYRLGPEIARMASTVRLGVVTDMHPFLTQLSRELYETVDLSILDGDRADFIDQVVPPRRLRAMSAVGESFPLYCCANGKALLAALPPERLPAALPRRLAPLTANTVTTAAALRAELDRIRVEGVAYDREEQTEGICAVGAVLQGVSSELVAISVPVPAQRFYGREGGLARALLAWVGKVNAVFGAREV; this is translated from the coding sequence GTGAGCGTCAACTCCGAAGACCGCAGTAGCGGCGTCCAAGTCATTGCCCGCGCGGCCGAGCTGTTGCGAGTGCTGCAGGCACACCCTGGTGGGCTCAGCCAGACCGAGATCTGCCAACGGGTAGGCATGGCTCGCTCCACGGTAAGCCGGATTCTCAATGCGCTCGAAGACGAGGGTTGGGTAGCCGCGCGTGAGGCCCGCGGGCCCTACCGGCTGGGTCCGGAGATAGCGCGCATGGCGTCCACGGTTCGACTTGGTGTCGTGACCGACATGCACCCGTTCCTGACGCAGCTGTCGCGTGAGCTATACGAGACCGTGGACCTGTCGATTCTGGACGGTGACCGGGCCGACTTCATCGACCAGGTCGTTCCGCCGCGCCGGTTGCGGGCCATGAGCGCGGTTGGCGAGTCGTTCCCGCTGTACTGCTGCGCCAATGGCAAGGCGCTGTTGGCAGCGCTGCCGCCCGAGCGCCTGCCTGCGGCGTTGCCCCGTCGATTGGCGCCGCTGACCGCCAACACCGTCACGACCGCGGCGGCGTTGCGTGCGGAACTCGACCGCATTCGGGTAGAAGGCGTCGCCTACGACCGGGAAGAGCAGACCGAGGGCATCTGTGCGGTGGGTGCGGTGCTGCAAGGGGTGAGCTCGGAGTTGGTCGCCATCAGTGTGCCGGTTCCGGCGCAGCGGTTCTACGGTCGCGAAGGAGGGCTGGCGCGCGCGCTGCTCGCCTGGGTTGGGAAAGTGAACGCTGTGTTTGGGGCGAGAGAGGTGTGA
- the eat gene encoding ethanolamine permease, which translates to MVASDQSAYLEKRQLKTGSAGWLLLAGLGISYVVSGDYSGWNFGLARGGFGGLLIAAGVIAAMYLALVLGIAELSSALPAAGGGYTFARRALGPWGGFTTGTAVLIEYSIAPAAIATFIGAYVQSLGLFGIRNGWWIYLAIYAVFIGIHLAGVGEALKVMFATTAIALVGIAIFVFAAIDHFTLARLTDIAPSGAVGASAFLPHGYLGVWSALPFAIWFFLAVEGVPLAAEETTDPARNVPRGITAAFTVLLATCVLVLLLTTGAGGAQAMSTSGNPLVAALGQTGAARLVNYIGLAGLVASFFSIIYAYSRQLFALSRAGYLPTALSVTNSRKAPTLALVVPGMIGFALSTTGKGELLLNIAVFGATLSYVLMMVSHIVLRRTAPEMGRPYRTPGGIATTGFALIVATLALIATFLVDSVAAVCCLAVFCAFVLYFALHSRNRLVAHAPDEELAGL; encoded by the coding sequence GTGGTCGCAAGTGATCAGTCTGCATACCTGGAGAAACGACAACTGAAGACCGGTAGCGCCGGCTGGTTGCTACTGGCGGGGCTGGGTATCAGTTACGTCGTCTCGGGTGACTATTCGGGCTGGAACTTCGGCCTGGCCCGCGGCGGCTTCGGCGGATTGTTGATTGCGGCCGGGGTGATCGCCGCCATGTATCTAGCTTTAGTCCTGGGCATCGCCGAGCTGTCGTCAGCCCTGCCGGCCGCGGGCGGAGGGTATACATTCGCCCGGCGCGCGCTAGGGCCGTGGGGCGGGTTCACGACGGGTACCGCGGTATTGATCGAGTATTCGATCGCACCGGCCGCAATCGCCACGTTCATCGGCGCATATGTGCAATCACTCGGGCTCTTCGGTATTCGAAACGGCTGGTGGATCTATTTGGCGATCTACGCAGTCTTCATCGGTATTCATCTAGCCGGCGTGGGTGAGGCACTAAAAGTCATGTTCGCGACCACCGCAATAGCGCTGGTGGGCATCGCGATTTTCGTCTTTGCCGCCATTGACCATTTCACGCTGGCAAGATTGACGGACATCGCGCCGTCCGGCGCTGTAGGCGCGTCGGCCTTTCTGCCGCACGGCTACCTCGGCGTGTGGTCGGCCTTGCCGTTTGCCATCTGGTTCTTCCTCGCGGTCGAGGGAGTGCCGCTGGCCGCCGAGGAAACCACGGATCCGGCACGCAATGTTCCGCGCGGAATCACCGCGGCATTCACCGTCCTGCTGGCGACGTGCGTGCTCGTGCTGCTGCTGACCACCGGCGCCGGCGGGGCCCAGGCGATGTCAACATCGGGCAACCCGCTGGTGGCTGCGCTGGGACAGACCGGCGCCGCCAGACTCGTCAACTACATCGGATTGGCTGGCCTGGTCGCCAGCTTCTTCTCCATCATCTACGCGTATTCTCGGCAACTATTCGCGCTGTCGCGCGCGGGCTACCTGCCGACGGCGCTGTCGGTCACCAATTCGCGAAAAGCACCGACACTGGCACTGGTCGTGCCCGGCATGATCGGGTTCGCGCTGTCCACAACCGGCAAAGGTGAGCTCTTGCTGAACATCGCCGTCTTCGGCGCCACCCTCAGCTACGTATTGATGATGGTGAGTCATATTGTGTTGCGGAGAACAGCGCCCGAAATGGGCCGCCCTTACCGAACTCCGGGAGGTATCGCCACGACGGGCTTCGCATTGATTGTCGCCACACTAGCGCTCATTGCTACCTTTCTGGTCGACAGCGTCGCCGCGGTATGTTGCCTGGCCGTATTTTGCGCATTTGTGCTTTATTTCGCTTTACATAGCCGAAACCGATTGGTCGCTCATGCCCCGGACGAAGAATTGGCCGGGTTATGA
- a CDS encoding PE family protein has protein sequence MASVIASPEVVAGAAADLSALGSTISRASEAAAGVTTAVGSAAADEVSVAIAELFSQHARDYQVLAARAAEFHDEFAQLLAAAGNAYGEAEAAASDALGTLTSQARALLVPVVGNAETGAAGAAATPVAVSLIMGASGVPTPSPSYVSNAYNKYIAPYFTASNLQVLSTPEGLYPITGIKDLTLNISVARGLQILDGAIHEEIAKGNTPINVFGYSQAAILGALELPKLQAEGVPTSDVNFVFVGNEMTPNGGMLARFPGLSLPSLGITFYGGMDANTGYTVENYTLEYDGFADFPQYPINILADLNAFAGIAFVHTTYLEIPQSQIDSAVVLPTSPGYSGGTTYYMIPTKNLPLLEPVRWIPWIGNPLADLVQPNLRYLVNWGYGDINYGYSTGPADVTTPFGFLPPLSTTMALGPALVSGTQQGIFDASNTLYAQGPPTLPNLPLLDISQPLTSGSTLLTSSSSTSIQSAITDLLMKLQTGNSNIVNDLTNDFSTTYATLLPTADIATAVLVTLPAYDVNLFLSGIIQMVNGQPLEGLVNAIGLPIAATIGGGTLAVAVEFLVLLAAAQTILTGAQHPSPV, from the coding sequence ATGGCGTCTGTGATTGCGTCCCCGGAGGTGGTGGCTGGGGCGGCGGCGGATTTGTCGGCTCTGGGCTCGACGATCAGTCGGGCCAGCGAGGCGGCAGCGGGGGTGACGACGGCGGTGGGCAGTGCGGCCGCCGATGAGGTATCCGTGGCGATCGCGGAGCTGTTTTCGCAGCACGCGCGGGATTATCAGGTGTTGGCCGCGCGGGCAGCGGAGTTTCATGATGAGTTCGCTCAATTGCTGGCCGCCGCGGGTAATGCCTACGGGGAAGCCGAGGCGGCCGCATCGGATGCATTGGGGACGCTCACCTCGCAAGCCCGGGCACTGCTGGTGCCGGTAGTCGGCAACGCTGAGACCGGCGCAGCAGGAGCAGCCGCGACTCCCGTAGCTGTTTCGCTAATCATGGGCGCTAGCGGCGTACCGACACCTTCACCAAGCTATGTGAGCAACGCGTACAACAAGTACATCGCCCCTTATTTCACTGCTTCGAATCTCCAAGTTTTGTCCACGCCCGAAGGGTTGTATCCAATTACCGGAATTAAGGATTTGACGCTGAACATATCAGTGGCCCGGGGCCTCCAAATCCTGGATGGTGCGATTCATGAGGAAATCGCCAAGGGCAACACTCCTATAAACGTTTTTGGCTACTCACAGGCCGCTATCCTCGGTGCGTTGGAACTGCCGAAACTCCAGGCCGAAGGCGTGCCGACGTCCGATGTAAATTTCGTGTTTGTCGGCAATGAGATGACCCCAAACGGGGGCATGCTCGCGCGTTTTCCCGGCCTGAGCCTCCCCAGTCTGGGCATAACGTTCTACGGTGGCATGGATGCAAACACAGGGTACACAGTGGAAAATTACACATTAGAATACGATGGCTTCGCCGATTTCCCGCAGTACCCGATCAACATCTTGGCTGACCTCAACGCCTTTGCGGGCATCGCATTTGTGCACACCACATATCTGGAGATTCCGCAGTCCCAGATTGATTCAGCAGTTGTCTTACCAACAAGTCCAGGCTACAGCGGCGGTACCACGTATTACATGATTCCAACCAAGAACCTGCCGCTGTTGGAGCCCGTGCGGTGGATCCCGTGGATTGGGAACCCGCTGGCAGACTTGGTGCAGCCGAATTTGCGGTATCTGGTCAACTGGGGCTACGGCGACATAAACTATGGCTATTCGACAGGTCCGGCCGATGTGACCACTCCTTTCGGGTTCTTGCCACCCCTCAGCACAACCATGGCTCTGGGTCCTGCTCTGGTTAGCGGGACGCAACAGGGAATTTTTGATGCCTCCAACACCTTGTACGCGCAGGGCCCGCCAACCCTGCCGAACCTGCCATTACTGGACATATCGCAGCCCTTAACTTCAGGGTCCACACTACTGACCTCGTCCAGCTCCACATCCATTCAGTCCGCAATCACTGATCTTCTGATGAAGCTGCAGACGGGAAACAGCAATATCGTCAACGACTTGACGAATGACTTCTCGACGACTTACGCCACGCTACTCCCGACTGCAGATATCGCGACGGCTGTCCTAGTTACCCTGCCGGCATATGACGTCAACTTGTTCTTGAGCGGGATTATCCAAATGGTAAATGGTCAGCCTCTTGAGGGGCTTGTCAATGCGATCGGATTACCGATCGCTGCCACCATTGGTGGGGGTACCCTCGCCGTCGCCGTCGAGTTCTTGGTTCTCCTAGCAGCAGCACAAACAATCTTAACTGGGGCCCAACACCCCTCGCCCGTTTAA
- a CDS encoding IS1634 family transposase has translation MARGGGRAHVVRVKKSHVDKQGRERVYESVLLRRTYRDGPKVRNETVANLSMLPAAAIAALEATLKGRTLVPADGQVRVVRALPHGHVAAVAAMARRLGLPALLGPACRSRDLALALVISRVIQPSSKLSTLAWWSDCTLGADLGVAGASTDEIYAAMDWLVGRQESIEKKLAAKHLGPEVNPGRMALFDLTSSWVTGRRCELGARGYSRDGKKGLPQIEYGVLTDPKGRPVAVRVFPGNVADPVAFTTIVEVIRTAFGLDRLVLVGDRGMITSARIAALRELNDAGAGFGWITALRAPAIAALAAEDGPLQMSLFDTHDLAEITHPDYPGERLIACRNPALAAERARKRSELLDATEAALAAIAERITRGTLAGAGRIGEAVGRVINKYKVGKHFHRTITDTSLTYERDEAGIAAESALDGIYVLRTSTPKTDLDAAAIVAGYKSLAHVERDFRSSIKTDDLDLRPIHHRLTERVEAHVLICLLACYLTWHLRQAWAPLTFTDEHPPTRANPVAPAQRSDHAQAKASRRQAANGTTLRSFRALLSHLGTLTRNRIHYQDTNIELDTLTEPTPDQRRAFDLIEATIPLSIAA, from the coding sequence ATGGCACGCGGCGGTGGAAGAGCTCATGTAGTCAGAGTGAAGAAGTCCCATGTGGATAAGCAGGGCCGCGAGCGTGTCTATGAGTCGGTGCTGCTACGGCGCACCTACCGCGACGGGCCCAAGGTGCGCAACGAGACGGTGGCTAACCTGTCGATGTTGCCGGCGGCGGCAATCGCCGCGCTGGAGGCCACGCTGAAAGGGCGCACGCTGGTGCCCGCCGACGGGCAGGTGCGGGTGGTGCGGGCCCTGCCGCACGGACATGTGGCCGCGGTGGCCGCGATGGCCCGCCGGCTCGGATTACCCGCGCTGTTGGGGCCGGCCTGCCGGTCACGGGATCTGGCGTTGGCGCTTGTCATCTCGCGGGTGATCCAACCCAGCTCCAAACTGTCCACGCTGGCGTGGTGGTCGGATTGCACTCTGGGAGCCGATCTGGGTGTGGCCGGGGCATCCACCGATGAGATCTATGCGGCGATGGACTGGCTGGTGGGTCGACAGGAGTCGATCGAAAAGAAACTGGCCGCCAAACATCTTGGGCCTGAGGTGAATCCGGGCCGGATGGCGCTGTTTGACCTGACCTCCTCATGGGTGACCGGGCGCAGATGTGAGCTTGGCGCCCGCGGGTATTCCCGCGACGGCAAAAAGGGACTGCCCCAGATCGAATACGGGGTGCTCACCGACCCCAAGGGGCGCCCGGTGGCGGTGCGGGTGTTTCCCGGCAATGTCGCCGATCCGGTCGCCTTCACCACCATCGTCGAGGTGATCCGCACCGCGTTTGGGCTGGATCGGCTGGTGCTGGTCGGCGATCGCGGGATGATCACCTCCGCGCGCATCGCCGCGCTGCGCGAACTCAACGACGCCGGCGCCGGTTTCGGCTGGATCACCGCGCTGCGTGCCCCCGCCATTGCCGCACTTGCCGCCGAGGACGGGCCGCTGCAGATGAGCCTGTTCGACACCCACGACCTGGCCGAGATCACCCACCCCGACTACCCCGGCGAGCGGTTGATCGCCTGCCGCAACCCCGCCCTGGCCGCCGAGCGCGCCCGCAAACGCAGCGAGCTGCTCGATGCCACCGAGGCCGCCCTGGCCGCCATCGCCGAACGCATCACCCGCGGCACCCTGGCCGGGGCGGGCCGCATCGGTGAAGCCGTCGGGCGAGTGATCAACAAATACAAGGTGGGCAAACACTTTCACCGCACCATCACCGACACCAGCCTCACCTACGAACGCGACGAGGCCGGCATCGCCGCCGAGTCCGCCCTCGATGGCATCTACGTACTGCGCACCAGCACGCCCAAAACCGACCTCGACGCCGCCGCGATCGTGGCCGGGTACAAGAGCCTGGCCCATGTAGAACGCGACTTCCGCAGCAGCATCAAGACTGACGACCTGGACCTACGCCCCATTCATCACCGGCTCACAGAGCGAGTCGAGGCCCACGTGCTGATCTGCCTGCTGGCCTGCTACCTGACCTGGCACCTCCGCCAGGCCTGGGCGCCGCTGACCTTCACCGACGAACATCCACCGACCCGGGCAAACCCTGTCGCGCCGGCCCAACGCTCCGATCACGCTCAAGCCAAAGCCTCCCGCCGCCAAGCCGCCAACGGCACCACGCTACGCAGCTTCCGCGCCCTGCTCAGCCACCTGGGCACACTGACCCGCAACCGAATCCACTACCAGGACACCAACATCGAACTCGACACCCTCACCGAACCCACACCGGATCAACGCCGTGCCTTCGACCTCATCGAGGCCACCATTCCCCTCTCCATCGCCGCGTAG
- a CDS encoding DUF6262 family protein — protein MHLIRAAQQRHEHTRAKAIAAMHELDRSGAALTFESIARHAGVSRSWIYTQADLKDEIGRLRAQRRPEPSTALPARQRASDDSLRLRLEIANRRNRELVDENQRLRRQLACALGHNRDNSRISPREQPAHRDSVTIASC, from the coding sequence ATCCACCTCATCAGAGCAGCCCAACAGCGCCACGAACACACCCGCGCCAAGGCGATCGCGGCGATGCACGAACTCGACCGCAGCGGCGCCGCGCTGACATTCGAATCCATCGCCCGCCACGCCGGTGTCTCCCGCTCGTGGATCTACACCCAGGCCGACCTCAAAGACGAGATCGGCCGGCTTCGCGCCCAGCGCCGGCCCGAACCCAGCACAGCGTTGCCTGCCCGGCAACGCGCCAGCGATGACTCCCTGCGCCTGCGCCTGGAGATCGCCAACCGCCGCAACCGCGAACTCGTCGACGAGAACCAGCGGCTACGCCGCCAGCTCGCCTGCGCCCTCGGCCACAACCGCGACAACAGCCGAATCTCGCCAAGAGAGCAGCCGGCACATCGCGATTCGGTAACAATCGCGTCGTGCTAA
- a CDS encoding transposase — MPPPTDAAARAHRLRRDLQRYRQLLVAITDLDEEIGELLAVTDGQILTTLPGVASIRAAAFAAQSLPDRMFPDAEHLYSATGLAPALYQSATLNRRGRISRQGLAEHRDALMGIAWGLSQRSPSFAARHVCRLSCVPDSGVTRIA, encoded by the coding sequence TTGCCGCCACCGACCGACGCCGCTGCCCGAGCCCACCGGCTCCGACGTGACCTCCAGCGCTACCGCCAGCTGCTGGTCGCCATCACCGACCTCGATGAGGAGATTGGAGAGCTGCTCGCTGTGACCGACGGACAGATCTTGACTACGTTGCCCGGAGTTGCCTCGATCCGGGCGGCGGCCTTCGCGGCGCAGAGTCTGCCCGATCGAATGTTCCCCGATGCCGAACATCTCTACTCGGCAACAGGTTTGGCGCCCGCGCTCTACCAGTCGGCCACGCTGAACCGGCGTGGACGCATCTCGCGTCAAGGTCTTGCCGAACACCGTGATGCCCTGATGGGTATCGCCTGGGGGCTCTCCCAGCGATCCCCGTCATTCGCCGCCCGCCACGTCTGCCGACTGAGTTGCGTCCCTGATAGTGGTGTAACGCGGATCGCGTGA
- a CDS encoding IS5 family transposase gives MSRGVGPHLPTAGVIDAQSVKAAETVSTTTRGYDAGKKINGRKRHIVVDSLGLLLVVVVTGASMQDQGAAFRLLAAVREHFSTISLVWADGGYAGRLVDWAESVLALTVQIVKRNDDMAGFKVLPRRWVVERTLGWMLRYRRLVRDYERRPDHHEAMVLWATVTIMTRKLQQTTSGTPPYPRWGRPRTGPPTAIEQAA, from the coding sequence GTGTCGCGTGGGGTCGGGCCCCACTTGCCCACGGCCGGAGTTATCGACGCACAGTCGGTCAAGGCAGCCGAGACCGTCAGCACCACCACTCGCGGCTACGACGCCGGCAAGAAAATCAATGGCAGAAAACGACATATCGTGGTGGACTCGCTGGGCCTGCTGCTGGTCGTGGTAGTCACCGGGGCATCGATGCAGGACCAAGGCGCCGCGTTTCGGCTGCTGGCCGCGGTGCGGGAACACTTCTCCACGATCTCGCTGGTGTGGGCCGACGGCGGCTACGCCGGGCGCCTGGTCGATTGGGCGGAATCCGTTCTGGCACTTACCGTCCAAATCGTCAAGCGCAATGACGACATGGCTGGCTTCAAGGTGCTGCCGCGCCGCTGGGTTGTCGAGCGCACCCTCGGCTGGATGCTGCGCTACCGCCGACTGGTCCGCGACTACGAACGCCGCCCCGACCATCACGAAGCCATGGTGCTATGGGCCACCGTCACAATCATGACCCGCAAACTCCAACAGACGACATCAGGTACGCCACCGTATCCCAGATGGGGACGCCCCCGTACCGGCCCGCCAACGGCCATCGAGCAGGCAGCATAA